From Camelina sativa cultivar DH55 chromosome 20, Cs, whole genome shotgun sequence, the proteins below share one genomic window:
- the LOC109131396 gene encoding probable disease resistance protein At5g47250 isoform X1 — protein sequence MSWCWPVVEPCYKSALSYFCVKVGHIWKLKKNLVLLRSALDKLIAERDDVLNRVNAGELKGEQRLATVAKWLSLVQTIETHTYLLFDLASSRTASSSSPPQDHRLSTSGCWFSTCDLSQEVFKKLTQVQSLSGQGFQDVTEQPPPPVVQVRLCHQTVGLDATLDKTWETLRKDDFRILGIYGMGGVGKTTLLTLINNKFVGVKNEFDVVIWVESSKDTDVDKIQDAIGERLRICDSNWSTHSRTKKAGEISRVLRQIKPRFVLLLDDLWEEVSLTAIGIPLLGRKYKVVFTTRSKDVCSTMRANEDIEVQCLAESEAWDLFKLKVRCDGFNDQVSDIAKKIAAKCCGLPLAIEVIGKTLASKTSVDQWRRALETLESYPSEFKGTEEGIFQVLKLSYDNLEIKDAKCFQYCALFPKAYYIKQDELVEYWIGEGFIDEKDGRERAKHRGYEIIDTLVGAGLLLVDGGESNKKVYMHDMIREMALLIVSKIRDGERFLVKTDAGLSQLPDVTDWTTVTKMSLINNEIKSIPEDPEFPDQTSLVTLFLQNNKLVDIVSKFFLVMSTLVVLDLSWNLQITELQGISELVSLRLLNLKGTSIKYLPEGLRVLSKLIHLNLESTSNLRSIGLISELKRLQVLRFYGSAAALDCCLLKILDQLKGLQFLTVTVNNDSVLKEFFRSKRLAGMTHGLYLEGLKIPFAAVGELSSLHKLEMVNCDITESEWEGHRRDQYAPSTSSNQITPMNPWFKDLRAVVINSCIHLKDLTWLVYAPKLESLSVESSPKMTELINKAKAEGVAGVNPFQELQVLRLHYLKELRSIYGSQVSFPKLKLNKVEIENCPNLHQRPVEENR from the exons atgagtTGGTGTTGGCCGGTTGTTGAGCCGTGTTATAAATCTGCTCTGTCTTACTTTTGTGTAAAGGTCGGTCACATTTGGAAACTGAAGAAAAATCTTGTCTTGTTGAGGAGTGCTTTGGATAAGCTTATTGCTGAACGGGATGATGTTTTAAACAGAGTCAATGCTGGGGAGCTTAAGGGTGAGCAGCGGCTTGCTACTGTTGCTAAGTGGCTTTCACTTGTCCAGACCATTGAGACTCACACCTATCTCTTATTTGATCTTGCTTCCTCTCgtactgcttcttcttcttctcctcctcagGATCACCGTCTCTCAACATCTGGCTGCTGGTTCTCTACCTGCGACCTATCCCAAGAGGTATTCAAGAAGTTGACTCAAGTTCAAAGCCTCTCCGGTCAAGGGTTTCAAGATGTGACTGAGCAACCTCCTCCTCCTGTGGTTCAAGTGAGACTTTGCCACCAAACTGTTGGTCTTGATGCCACGCTGGACAAGACTTGGGAAACTCTCAGGAAAGATGACTTTAGAATCTTGGGAATCTACGGTATGGGAGGCGTTGGCAAAACTACCCTCCTCACTCTAATCAACAACAAGTTCGTTGGAGTCAAGAATGAGTTTGATGTTGTTATTTGGGTTGAATCCTCCAAAGATACTGACGTCGACAAGATTCAAGATGCGATTGGGGAAAGGTTACGCATCTGTGACAGTAACTGGTCTACACACTCAAGAACCAAGAAAGCTGGTGAAATAAGCAGGGTTTTAAGACAGATAAAGCCCCGGTTCGTTCTGTTATTAGATGACTTATGGGAGGAAGTGAGTTTAACAGCAATCGGTATTCC TTTGCTGGGGAGAAAATACAAAGTCGTCTTTACCACTCGTTCTAAGGATGTCTGTTCGACTATGAGGGCCAACGAGGACATAGAAGTTCAGTGTCTGGCAGAGAGTGAAGCATGGGATTTGTTCAAGCTCAAGGTCAGATGCGACGGGTTTAATGACCAAGTTTCTGATATCGCTAAAAAGATTGCGGCTAAGTGTTGTGGCTTACCCCTTGCAATTGAAGTCATTGGAAAGACTCTGGCATCTAAAACTAGTGTAGATCAATGGCGTCGTGCACTCGAGACTTTGGAGTCTTATCCGAGTGAGTTTAAAGGTACAGAGGAGGGCATCTTTCAAGTTTTGAAGCTAAGCTATGATAACTTGGAAATAAAAGACGCCAAGTGTTTTCAGTATTGTGCTTTGTTTCCCAAGGCATATTATATCAAACAAGATGAGCTGGTAGAGTATTGGATAGGTGAGGGTTTCATAGATGAAAAAGACggaagagagagagcaaagcATCGAGGTTATGAGATCATTGATACTCTTGTTGGGGCAGGTTTGTTGTTGGTGGATGGAGGGGAGTCTAATAAGAAAGTTTATATGCATGATATGATCCGTGAGATGGCATTGTTGATAGTGTCTAAAATCAGGGATGGAGAAAGATTTCTCGTGAAAACAGATGCTGGTTTAAGCCAGCTGCCTGATGTCACGGATTGGACAACCGTGACAAAGATGTCTCTCATCAACAATGAGATTAAGAGCATACCAGAAGATCCTGAATTTCCTGACCAGACAAGTCTTGTGACCTTGTTCCTTCAAAACAACAAGTTGGTAGATATCGTTAGTAAGTTCTTTCTGGTAATGTCGACTCTGGTGGTTTTGGATCTATCTTGGAACCTCCAAATCACCGAGTTGCAAGGAATTTCGGAGTTGGTTTCTTTGCGGCTTCTCAACTTAAAAGGGACGAGTATAAAGTATCTGCCAGAAGGTTTAAGAGTCTTGAGTAAATTGATTCACTTGAATTTGGAGTCCACGTCCAATCTTCGAAGCATCGGTCTGATTTCAGAATTAAAAAGGTTGCAGGTTTTAAGATTTTATGGTTCTGCTGCTGCATTAGATTGCTGCTTGCTGAAGATCTTGGATCAGTTGAAGGGTTTACAATTTTTGACCGTTACTGTGAATAACGATTCTGTTTTGAAAGAGTTTTTCAGAAGCAAAAGATTGGCAGGGATGACACATGGTCTATATCTCGAAGGACTTAAAATACCATTTGCAGCCGTTGGTGAGTTGAGTAGTCTTCACAAACTTGAAATGGTAAATTGTGATATCACAGAGTCAGAATGGGAAGGCCACAGAAGAGACCAATATGCTCCATCCACATCATCCAATCAAATCACTCCAATGAATCCATGGTTCAAGGATCTCAGAGCTGTGGTAATAAACTCATGCATACATCTGAAAGATTTGACATGGCTGGTATATGCTCCGAAGCTCGAGTCTCTAAGCGTGGAATCCTCGCCCAAGATGACCGAGTTAATAAACAAAGCGAAAGCTGAAGGTGTTGCTGGAGTGAATCCATTTCAAGAGCTACAAGTCCTTCGTCTACATTATTTGAAGGAACTAAGAAGCATCTATGGGAGTCAAGTCTCTTTTCCAAAACTGAAGCTGAACAAAGTCGAGATAGAAAACTGCCCGAATCTTCATCAACGTCCAGTAGAAGAAAATCGATGA
- the LOC109131396 gene encoding probable disease resistance protein At5g47250 isoform X2, protein MSWCWPVVEPCYKSALSYFCVKVGHIWKLKKNLVLLRSALDKLIAERDDVLNRVNAGELKGEQRLATVAKWLSLVQTIETHTYLLFDLASSRTASSSSPPQDHRLSTSGCWFSTCDLSQEVFKKLTQVQSLSGQGFQDVTEQPPPPVVQVRLCHQTVGLDATLDKTWETLRKDDFRILGIYGMGGVGKTTLLTLINNKFVGVKNEFDVVIWVESSKDTDVDKIQDAIGERLRICDSNWSTHSRTKKAGEISRVLRQIKPRFVLLLDDLWEEVSLTAIGIPLLGRKYKVVFTTRSKDVCSTMRANEDIQVQCLAESEAWDLFKLKVRCDGFNDQVSDIAKKIAAKCCGLPLAIEVIGKTLASKTSVDQWRRALETLESYPSEFKGTEEGIFQVLKLSYDNLEIKDAKCFQYCALFPKAYYIKQDELVEYWIGEGFIDEKDGRERAKHRGYEIIDTLVGAGLLLVDGGESNKKVYMHDMIREMALLIVSKIRDGERFLVKTDAGLSQLPDVTDWTTVTKMSLINNEIKSIPEDPEFPDQTSLVTLFLQNNKLVDIVSKFFLVMSTLVVLDLSWNLQITELQGISELVSLRLLNLKGTSIKYLPEGLRVLSKLIHLNLESTSNLRSIGLISELKRLQVLRFYGSAAALDCCLLKILDQLKGLQFLTVTVNNDSVLKEFFRSKRLAGMTHGLYLEGLKIPFAAVGELSSLHKLEMVNCDITESEWEGHRRDQYAPSTSSNQITPMNPWFKDLRAVVINSCIHLKDLTWLVYAPKLESLSVESSPKMTELINKAKAEGVAGVNPFQELQVLRLHYLKELRSIYGSQVSFPKLKLNKVEIENCPNLHQRPVEENR, encoded by the exons atgagtTGGTGTTGGCCGGTTGTTGAGCCGTGTTATAAATCTGCTCTGTCTTACTTTTGTGTAAAGGTCGGTCACATTTGGAAACTGAAGAAAAATCTTGTCTTGTTGAGGAGTGCTTTGGATAAGCTTATTGCTGAACGGGATGATGTTTTAAACAGAGTCAATGCTGGGGAGCTTAAGGGTGAGCAGCGGCTTGCTACTGTTGCTAAGTGGCTTTCACTTGTCCAGACCATTGAGACTCACACCTATCTCTTATTTGATCTTGCTTCCTCTCgtactgcttcttcttcttctcctcctcagGATCACCGTCTCTCAACATCTGGCTGCTGGTTCTCTACCTGCGACCTATCCCAAGAGGTATTCAAGAAGTTGACTCAAGTTCAAAGCCTCTCCGGTCAAGGGTTTCAAGATGTGACTGAGCAACCTCCTCCTCCTGTGGTTCAAGTGAGACTTTGCCACCAAACTGTTGGTCTTGATGCCACGCTGGACAAGACTTGGGAAACTCTCAGGAAAGATGACTTTAGAATCTTGGGAATCTACGGTATGGGAGGCGTTGGCAAAACTACCCTCCTCACTCTAATCAACAACAAGTTCGTTGGAGTCAAGAATGAGTTTGATGTTGTTATTTGGGTTGAATCCTCCAAAGATACTGACGTCGACAAGATTCAAGATGCGATTGGGGAAAGGTTACGCATCTGTGACAGTAACTGGTCTACACACTCAAGAACCAAGAAAGCTGGTGAAATAAGCAGGGTTTTAAGACAGATAAAGCCCCGGTTCGTTCTGTTATTAGATGACTTATGGGAGGAAGTGAGTTTAACAGCAATCGGTATTCCATTGCTGGGGAGAAAATACAAAGTCGTCTTTACCACTCGTTCTAAGGATGTTTGTTCGACTATGAGGGCAAATGAGGACATACAAGTTCAGTGTCTGGCGGAGAGTGAAGCATGGGATTTGTTCAAGCTCAAG GTCAGATGCGACGGGTTTAATGACCAAGTTTCTGATATCGCTAAAAAGATTGCGGCTAAGTGTTGTGGCTTACCCCTTGCAATTGAAGTCATTGGAAAGACTCTGGCATCTAAAACTAGTGTAGATCAATGGCGTCGTGCACTCGAGACTTTGGAGTCTTATCCGAGTGAGTTTAAAGGTACAGAGGAGGGCATCTTTCAAGTTTTGAAGCTAAGCTATGATAACTTGGAAATAAAAGACGCCAAGTGTTTTCAGTATTGTGCTTTGTTTCCCAAGGCATATTATATCAAACAAGATGAGCTGGTAGAGTATTGGATAGGTGAGGGTTTCATAGATGAAAAAGACggaagagagagagcaaagcATCGAGGTTATGAGATCATTGATACTCTTGTTGGGGCAGGTTTGTTGTTGGTGGATGGAGGGGAGTCTAATAAGAAAGTTTATATGCATGATATGATCCGTGAGATGGCATTGTTGATAGTGTCTAAAATCAGGGATGGAGAAAGATTTCTCGTGAAAACAGATGCTGGTTTAAGCCAGCTGCCTGATGTCACGGATTGGACAACCGTGACAAAGATGTCTCTCATCAACAATGAGATTAAGAGCATACCAGAAGATCCTGAATTTCCTGACCAGACAAGTCTTGTGACCTTGTTCCTTCAAAACAACAAGTTGGTAGATATCGTTAGTAAGTTCTTTCTGGTAATGTCGACTCTGGTGGTTTTGGATCTATCTTGGAACCTCCAAATCACCGAGTTGCAAGGAATTTCGGAGTTGGTTTCTTTGCGGCTTCTCAACTTAAAAGGGACGAGTATAAAGTATCTGCCAGAAGGTTTAAGAGTCTTGAGTAAATTGATTCACTTGAATTTGGAGTCCACGTCCAATCTTCGAAGCATCGGTCTGATTTCAGAATTAAAAAGGTTGCAGGTTTTAAGATTTTATGGTTCTGCTGCTGCATTAGATTGCTGCTTGCTGAAGATCTTGGATCAGTTGAAGGGTTTACAATTTTTGACCGTTACTGTGAATAACGATTCTGTTTTGAAAGAGTTTTTCAGAAGCAAAAGATTGGCAGGGATGACACATGGTCTATATCTCGAAGGACTTAAAATACCATTTGCAGCCGTTGGTGAGTTGAGTAGTCTTCACAAACTTGAAATGGTAAATTGTGATATCACAGAGTCAGAATGGGAAGGCCACAGAAGAGACCAATATGCTCCATCCACATCATCCAATCAAATCACTCCAATGAATCCATGGTTCAAGGATCTCAGAGCTGTGGTAATAAACTCATGCATACATCTGAAAGATTTGACATGGCTGGTATATGCTCCGAAGCTCGAGTCTCTAAGCGTGGAATCCTCGCCCAAGATGACCGAGTTAATAAACAAAGCGAAAGCTGAAGGTGTTGCTGGAGTGAATCCATTTCAAGAGCTACAAGTCCTTCGTCTACATTATTTGAAGGAACTAAGAAGCATCTATGGGAGTCAAGTCTCTTTTCCAAAACTGAAGCTGAACAAAGTCGAGATAGAAAACTGCCCGAATCTTCATCAACGTCCAGTAGAAGAAAATCGATGA